The proteins below are encoded in one region of Scleropages formosus chromosome 19, fSclFor1.1, whole genome shotgun sequence:
- the ptchd3a gene encoding patched domain-containing protein 3 produces MEIMFKRPRRNHCVEKPISVGFQRFGRFVGRKPWWFLLLPLLSSLALAGGFCFLEEREANDIEEQFTPVDGAAKLERRFVRENFPQDDSRFSSQRLYTDGVYASFIAVSRSPANVLTRAAFEEIILLDRRVKEIEVYGAGGRGRGRERLSFGSLCAARHGECVSNAILDVINHDGGRIEETRLTFPFSIFGLNSVFLGHSVGGVVVRNASVLSSARAIRLFYFLKEEDESKAAAWLAEFLRVFPSNLSRLDFIEVTHATSLSRQVEFEANSKDVIPLFSITYVISISFSVVSCLRFDCVRNKVWVAAFGVMSAGLAVLSSFGMMLYIGVPFVMTVANSPFLILGIGVDDMFILISCWQQTNVHDKVEDRLADTYKEAAISITITTLTDVLAFYIGLMTPFRSVRSFCLYSSTSILFCYFYSITFFGAFMVLNGRREKSNRHWLTCKEVPEDCPPGLSKGFSLCCVGGAYDHHNGKEESQPMNQFFKKYYGPFLIQPWAKVFVILLYAMYLTTSIYGCFQIKEGIDLRNLAADDSYVVRYYNDEKEFFSEYGPNIMVVVKGEFPYWDKKNRSDLDSCIADFKNLSFIKESMFTSWLETYEIYGLFMNLNLNDERVFKDHLSVFLNRLDFKQDLNFTNNTIYASRFFIQTVNITTAVDEMNMLNKLRSTAEKCPVPLLVYHPTFIYHDQYAVIVSNTIQNIAVTTAVMLFISLLLIPSPLCSLWVTFSIASIIVGVTGFMALWDVNLDTISMIILVVCIGFSVDFTAHISYAFVSSKKPSANEKAVEALFTLGYPIVQGAVSTILGVVVLSASKNYIFRTLFKIMFLVIFFGLFHGITFIPVFLTFFDACSSSSKVSSKEKPTFDEQTTSNKPTPSKQELQGSQEKQIYDNHTFLADDNQCKTQQGSAIQTLAFRAEQTQTGQGGVTDSIAVFSIDNKTYDVQMCVADDGSVNNCQKHNLDEEMYDGQRSTTSLKIKMNM; encoded by the exons atggaaattatgttCAAAAGGCCCAGAAGGAACC ACTGCGTGGAGAAGCCCATCTCCGTGGGCTTCCAGCGGTTCGGCCGCTTCGTGGGCAGGAAGCCCTGGTGGTTTCTGCTCCTGCCGCTGCTCAGCTCCCTGGCGCTCGCGGGGGGCTTCTGTTTCCTGGAGGAGCGGGAGGCGAACGACATCGAGGAGCAGTTCACGCCCGTGGACGGAGCGGCCAAGCTCGAGCGCCGCTTCGTGCGGGAGAACTTCCCGCAGGACGACTCGCGCTTCTCCAGCCAGCGCCTCTACACGGACGGCGTGTACGCGTCCTTCATCGCCGTCTCCAGGTCGCCGGCGAACGTCCTCACGCGCGCCGCCTTCGAGGAAATCATCCTCCTGGACCGGAGGGTGAAGGAGATCGAGGTGTACGGCGCGGGCGGGCGCGGGCGCGGGCGCGAGCGCCTCTCCTTCGGCAGCCTTTGCGCCGCGAGGCACGGCGAGTGCGTGTCCAACGCCATCCTGGACGTCATCAACCACGACGGCGGCAGGATCGAGGAGACGCGGCTCACGTTCCCCTTCTCCATCTTCGGGCTCAACTCCGTGTTCCTGGGGCATTCGGTCGGCGGGGTCGTCGTGCGCAACGCGTCCGTCCTCAGCAGCGCGAGGGCGATCCGACTCTTCTACTTCCTCAAAGAGGAGGACGAGTCCAAAGCGGCCGCGTGGCTCGCCGAGTTCCTCAGGGTCTTCCCCTCCAACCTGTCCCGGCTGGACTTCATCGAG GTGACACATGCGACTTCACTCTCAAGACAGGTGGAGTTTGAAGCAAATTCGAAAGATGTGATACCATTGTTTTCCATTACCTATGTTATTTCCATCAGCTTTTCAGTTGTGTCTTGCTTAAG GTTCGACTGTGTGAGGAACAAGGTGTGGGTGGCCGCCTTTGGTGTGATGTCTGCTGGCCTTGCTGTGCTGTCCTCTTTCGGGATGATGCTCTATATCGGTGTGCCCTTCGTCATGACCGTGGCCAATTCTCCCTTCCTAATTTTAG GGATTGGCGTTGATGACATGTTCATCCTCATCTCTTGTTGGCAGCAGACCAACGTCCACGACAAGGTCGAGGACCGCCTTGCTGATACGTACAAAGAAGCTGCCAtctccatcaccatcaccacGCTGACGGACGTCCTGGCTTTCTACATCGGTCTCATGACCCCGTTCCGCTCCGTACGCTCCTTCTGCCTCTACAGCAGTACGTCCATCCTCTTCTGTTACTTTTACAGCATCACCTTTTTCGGCGCCTTCATGGTGCTCAACGGCAGGCGAGAAAAGAGCAACAGGCACTGGCTCACCTGCAAGGAGGTGCCAGAGGACTGTCCCCCTGGGCTCTCCAAGGGATTCAGCTTGTGCTGTGTGGGAGGGGCCTACGATCATCACAATGGAAAGGAGGAAAGTCAACCAATGAATCAGTTCTTCAAAAAATACTACGGGCCATTCCTGATACAGCCCTGGGCCAAagtgtttgtcatcttgttataCGCCATGTATCTGACTACCAGCATTTACGGATGCTTCCAGATTAAGGAAGGCATTGACCTGCGGAATCTCGCAGCCGATGACTCGTACGTCGTTCGCTATTACAACGATGAAAAGGAATTCTTTTCCGAATACGGTCCAAACATAATGGTAGTGGTGAAAGGCGAATTCCCATACTGGGATAAGAAAAACAGATCAGATCTTGACTCGTGCATagcagattttaaaaatttgtcatttattaagGAGAGTATGTTTACTTCTTGGCTTGAAACATATGAGATATATGGACTGTTTATGAATTTGAACCTAAACGATGAAAGAGTGTTCAAGGACCATTTATCAGTGTTTCTCAATCGCTTGGATTTCAAGCAAGATCTCAACTTCACCAATAACACAATTTACGCCTCTCGTTTCTTCATCCAGACTGTGAACATTACTACCGCGGTTGATGAAATGAATATGCTTAATAAGCTTAGGAGCACAGCAGAGAAGTGTCCTGTGCCTCTTCTGGTTTATCATCCCACGTTTATCTACCATGACCAGTACGCCGTCATTGTGAGCAACACCATCCAGAACATTGCGGTCACCACGGCAGTCATGTTGTTCATCTCCCTTTTGCTGATTCCAAGTCCTCTCTGCTCCCTTTGGGTAACATTCTCTATTGCTTCCATCATCGTTGGCGTCACTGGCTTCATGGCACTGTGGGATGTTAACTTAGACACCATCTCCATGATCATACTGGTTGTCTGCATTGGGTTTTCCGTAGATTTTACAGCTCATATCTCCTacgcttttgtttccagcaaaaAACCAAGTGCGAATGAAAAGGCCGTAGAAGCCCTGTTTACCCTTGGCTACCCTATTGTCCAGGGTGCTGTTTCTACCATACTGGGTGTGGTGGTCCTCTCGGCTTCtaagaattacatttttagaaCTTTGTTTAAGATCATGTTCTTGGTCATTTTTTTCGGGTTGTTTCATGGAATCACCTTCATCCCGGTGTTTCTGACCTTCTTTGACGCATGCAGCAGCTCGAGTAAAGTCAGCAGTAAGGAGAAGCCCACCTTTGATGAGCAGACGACCAGTAATAAACCCACCCCCAGCAAGCAAGAGCTGCAGGGAAGTCAAGAGAAGCAAATTTATGACAATCACACGTTCCTGGCTGATGACAACCAATGCAAAACACAGCAGGGCTCTGCCATTCAAACCCTTGCATTCAGGGCCGAGCAGACCCAGACCGGCCAAGGGGGTGTTACAGACAGCATTGCGGTATTTAGCATCGATAACAAGACCTACGATGTTCAGATGTGCGTGGCCGACGATGGTTCAGTGAACAATTGTCAGAAGCACAACTTGGATGAGGAGATGTATGATGGACAGCGGTCAACAACATCCCTCAAGataaaaatgaacatgtaa
- the LOC108927642 gene encoding highly reducing polyketide synthase 40-like encodes MEDGDDDIAVVGIGCNFPGGEGLEKFWKVLLEGKNCTVQIPEERFDTRHWCDPDHSKAGKSITDKAALIERFNEFDHKFFGIPEAEADYMDPQQKLVLECTYRALENAGIPMEKASGTRTGVFLGLMNRDYESLLNNSPSTIRHYNSTGTAMSIAANRISYTFNLTGPSFAIDSACSSSLVALHLACQAIKQGDCEMALCGGVSCIIEPRVFVALSKAKMISPEGTSKPFSSRADGYGRGEGCGVVLLKPLKKALKDFDQVWGVIIETAVNQDGRFMTPITKPSVDQQEELLCRIYSTQIDPVHIQYVEAHGTGTPAGDPTEAQAISEVIARARPPGSEILYVGSVKGNIGHTESAAGMAGLIKVILMMHHETIVPSLFYSEDSASIDTKALNLKIPTKVEKWESAAPVGRMAGINNFGFGGTNAHAVVRQYMQRHVSESIPRDSPKLIVLSAATEKSLAMTFADTSQKLRQYQTVDLETLAYTSACRRSHTRHKYRKVFMTSSLDNLQAQLDSSLNRKIVPLKSIPQIIFVFCGNGVTYRGMCKQLLKREPIFREKAKEIGNLFQKYKLTNIAEKLEKNYDNDDFTKPDVVQPLLFTIQVAISNLLKHWGIRPDAVLGHSVGEVAAAHCSGLLSLEDAVKVIYLRSTLQSQVTGGKMLVVSNTVVSETLKYLSAYSGKICLAAFNSPQSCTLSGDADAIESLHDKLKTLFDSKNVFLHILDVPAAYHSHMMDPILSNLETSIGTLQGNEMETQLFSTVTGRVCSQMDFLTGTYWARNIREPVAFEEAVKSAAKERKNIVFVEIGPRRALQRNIIETLGNDIIVLTSVQPDKDHDTMLTLVTRLFEMGVDVNWDQFYAGYEAPPTTFPVYQFDCPKKKVFFEAIRSGNDIPQSHHPLISWVAREEVCCNFSLYSESYIQEHKHNGSVIVPGAVHVELALASFMAIVKQKVPLCFLQLGISFQNLLVLVKNSPEVKVKLEPEENETKFKIHSSIATYASGTIHFKSSPTVVAEKNIMLDSVFKRCNSILTEEQIYTVLSRAGFEYGPTLRLLRNVHYGEELMEAVSIVKPLQAMTCQLHNYCIHPVLLDCFLQMTAVITAGRHTSRPAFPASIGCVTVTRPLQEEMVMYLRMTLKGSHYFEVCGCFTDKEGQVLVELQSVRIKLLAEPSYVTEKCFFHNEFHIISKEINSTHRPKALVFEDPMGVAKAFQDCLHPKSTFVSYTNSRKQLVLPFSGTLCSFGLADGILDFEEVLFMWGIQDLSSLDTEMILEKLTDCCEFYRQVLLYLKKGQCSLMVRVITYKVGGKSVDHISPGFVLSGMTRSCAAEITDLSFQLINVESLSCEDIRALAHVISSYESRKFPEIFISNGQIYSTAITRTNFKTAGKDSVEGRTTDLGSEPFILQTADPYRMKNLCAIPSVSLGEHVREKTVEVQLDRVCVHSSEYFPVSVSDLNFHQTIYWEKQTFQNHTLLALDFSGTVTAVGKGVRKLRVGDHVASCYPVTASSKIIIPEGACYRTKRFPFLKEVPCISYFVLSWEIFHNMLPKGNQVRRIGILSSNPDSVLVQILVQTANKSGWIATAGTEFGGLIQNVKTCDAFIFLPQFNPTLVAEACHASTVKYIVLVGNRQEPLPSSTFRNDNENVYLQNVQVTNILQKVNLKKQQDKIYKWLKSMFLNQESLNMQYVTFQRTPGAPDDSELECYESYFSLKTIAVVVLDSGTKDPGSDIQMLIKPKPLFKKKSVYVVTGGLSGLGLETVKFIAQRGGGCIAVLSRRALSTEMQLEMNILQSQCGVSVISLQCDVSVSEQVLGAFSLIAQRFPFCPIRGVFHSAVVLQDGLIETLDRLAFEKVLRPKVNGVLNLHYATVNYELDYFVCYSSISSFIGNASQSNYAAANSFLDMFCQYRRNLGLAGQSINWGALNLGLLQEKEHFQRFLEAKGMAVMEVPEIHESLKHCLLLNNAQQVICKFNFKNLKHHVFSQNASLRARLLTLVEEEIKNLEVSDTGIQKPMSPYSLEEYVKSLFSETCNIDLNELSGDTTLSVLGVDSMLAMTLQNMIFQERGVNIPLVKLLDPNTTLSALLSIMNEHTQGNF; translated from the exons ATGGAGGATGGTGATGACGACATTGCTGTCGTTGGAATTGGGTGCAATTTTCCCGGAG GTGAAGGTCTTGAAAAGTTCTGGAAGGTTCTATTGGAGGGAAAGAATTGTACTGTTCAGATTCCAGAGGAGAGGTTTGATACCAGACACTGGTGTGATCCTGATCACAGCAAGGCAGGAAAATCAATCACTGACAAAGCTGCTCTCATTGAAAG GTTCAATGAATTTGACCACAAGTTCTTTGGCATCCCTGAGGCAGAGGCTGACTACATGGATCCCCAGCAGAAGCTCGTGCTCGAGTGCACCTACAGAGCCCTAGAGAATGCTGGGATACCAATGGAGAAGGCCAGTGGGACCAGGACAGGGGTGTTCTTAg GTCTCATGAACAGGGACTATGAATCCCTTCTGAACAACAGTCCCAGTACGATACGCCACTACAACAGCACTGGAACAGCTATGAGTATAGCTGCCAACCGGATCTCCTACACCTTCAACCTCACTGGGCCATCATTCGCCATCGACAGTGCCTGCTCATCATCCCTGGTGGCTCTCCACCTTGCATGCCAGGCAATAAAACAAG GGGACTGCGAGATGGCTCTTTGTGGAGGTGTTAGCTGTATCATTGAGCCACGGGTTTTTGTCGCTCTCAGCAAAGCAAAAATGATTTCACCTGAAGGGACCAGCAAACCTTTCTCCAGCAGAGCAGATGGATACGGGAGAGGAGAAGGCTGTGGGGTAGTCCTCCTGAAACCACTGAAAAAA GCTCTGAAGGACTTTGACCAAGTGTGGGGCGTCATAATCGAAACAGCAGTTAACCAAGATGGCCGCTTCATGACACCGATCACCAAGCCGTCCGTGGATCAGCAGGAAGAACTACTTTGTAGAATTTATTCTACGCAGATTGATCCAGTACACATCCAATACGTTGAGGCTCACGGGACTGGAACTCCTGCAGGGGATCCCACAGAAGCTCAGGCCATCTCCGAAGTCATTGCCAGAGCCAGACCACCAGGATCAGAAATACTTTACGTTGGTTCTGTGAAAGGTAACATCGGCCACACGGAATCTGCAGCCGGAATGGCGGGACTCATCAAGGTAATTCTGATGATGCACCACGAGACTATAGTTCCTTCTTTGTTCTATTCTGAGGACAGTGCCAGTATAGATACCAAAGCCCTAAATTTAAAAATCCCCACCAAAGTAGAGAAATGGGAAAGTGCTGCTCCAGTTGGGAGGATGGCAGGAATCAACAATTTTGGATTTGGAGGCACCAATGCCCATGCAGTTGTCAGACAGTATATGCAGAGACATGTTTCTGAATCAATCCCTCGGGATTCACCAAAGTTGATTGTACTATCTGCAGCTACAGAGAAATCACTTGCAATGACATTTGCAGATACATCACAAAAGTTGAGACAATACCAAACAGTGGATTTAGAAACTCTGGCATATACGTCAGCCTGTAGGAGGAGTCACACAAGGCACAAGTACAGGAAAGTTTTCATGACATCATCCCTCGATAATTTACAAGCACAACTTGACTCATCTCTCAACAGAAAGATTGTGCCATTAAAATCAATCCCTCAgatcatttttgtattttgtggaAACGGGGTTACCTACAGAGGCATGTGCAAGCAACTGTTAAAAAGGGAACCCATTTTTCGAGAAAAGGCGAAAGAGATTGGGAACCTTTTCCAGAAGTACAAACTCACAAATATTGCAGAAAAGCTGGAAAAGAATTATGACAATGATGATTTTACAAAACCTGATGTTGTCCAGCCCCTGCTCTTCACTATCCAAGTTGCTATTTCCAACCTGTTGAAGCACTGGGGTATCAGACCAGATGCGGTTCTTGGACATTCTGTTGGAGAAGTTGCTGCTGCCCATTGCTCAGGTCTGCTGTCTCTTGAAGATGCAGTGAAGGTGATTTACCTCCGAAGCACCTTACAGAGCCAAGTGACTGGTGGGAAAATGCTGGTTGTCAGCAACACAGTGGTGTCAGAAACCTTGAAATACCTCTCAGCCTATTCTGGGAAGATTTGCTTGGCTGCCTTCAATAGCCCCCAGTCCTGCACCTTATCTGGTGATGCAGATGCTATTGAAAGTCTTCATGACAAACTCAAAACCTTATTTGatagcaaaaatgtttttcttcacattttggATGTTCCTGCTGCATACCACAGCCACATGATGGACCCTATCCTGTCAAATCTTGAGACCAGCATAGGTACCTTGCAAGGGAATGAAATGGAGACACAGTTGTTTTCAACAGTGACAGGAAGGGTTTGTTCCCAAATGGATTTTCTCACTGGGACATACTGGGCAAGGAACATTCGGGAGCCGGTTGCATTTGAAGAAGCGGTAAAGTCAGCTGCCAAAGAAAGGAAGAATATAGTCTTTGTTGAGATTGGTCCAAGACGGGCTCTGCAACGGAATATCATAGAGACACTAGGAAATGACATCATAGTATTGACTTCTGTGCAACCAGATAAAGATCATGACACAATGTTAACTCTTGTGACAAGACTCTTCGAGATGGGGGTGGATGTGAACTGGGATCAGTTTTACGCTGGGTATGAGGCACCACCAACAACCTTTCCAGTATATCAGTTTGACTGCCCAAAGAAAAAGGTATTCTTTGAGGCCATCAGGAGTGGCAATGACATACCACAGTCTCATCACCCTCTGATATCATGGGTTGCTAGAGAAGAAGtttgctgtaatttttcattgtattctGAATCATATATTCAAGAGCACAAACACAATGGTTCTGTTATTGTTCCTGGTGCTGTTCATGTTGAACTGGCTTTGGCATCTTTCATGGCAATTGTAAAACAAAAGGTGCCTCTTTGCTTCCTGCAGCTGGGCATCAGTTTCCAAAACCTCCTTGTTCTTGTTAAGAACTCCCCTGAAGTCAAAGTAAAACTTGAACCAGAAGAGAAtgagacaaaatttaaaatacattcttcAATAGCAACGTATGCGTCAGGAactattcattttaaaagtagtCCAACTGTGGTTGCAGAAAAGAACATCATGCTGGACTCTGTTTTCAAAAGATGCAATTCCATCTTAACAGAAGAGCAGATTTACACAGTGCTCTCACGTGCAGGATTTGAGTATGGCCCAACACTTCGACTGCTGAGAAATGTTCATTATGGAGAGGAGCTCATGGAAGCCGTGTCAATTGTAAAGCCTCTACAAGCAATGACATGTCAACTTCATAACTATTGCATTCACCCAGTGCTGTTGGATTGTTTTCTACAAATGACAGCGGTCATCACTGCTGGTAGACACACATCAAGACCTGCTTTCCCTGCCTCAATAGGCTGTGTAACAGTGACAAGACCTCTGCAGGAGGAGATGGTCATGTATCTCAGAATGACTCTGAAGGGATCTCACTATTTTGAGGTATGTGGCTGCTTTACTGACAAAGAAGGTCAGGTTCTAGTTGAGCTACAAAGCGTGAGAATAAAACTTTTAGCTGAGCCTTCCTATGTCACTGAGAAGTGTTTCTTTCACAATGAGTTTCATATCATTTCTAAAGAGATAAACTCAACCCACAGACCAAAAGCTCTAGTTTTTGAAGATCCAATGGGAGTGGCAAAAGCATTCCAGGATTGTTTACACCCAAAGTCTACTTTCGTGTCATACACTAACTCTAGAAAGCAGTTGGTTCTTCCATTTTCAGGTACACTCTGCAGTTTTGGTCTAGCAGATGGTATCTTGGATTTTGAGGAAGTGCTTTTCATGTGGGGCATTCAGGACCTCAGTTCTTTGGATACCGAGATGATCCTAGAGAAGTTGACTGACTGCTGTGAGTTTTACCGTCAAGTGCTTCTATATTTAAAGAAGGGTCAGTGTTCTCTCATGGTTAGAGTCATTACCTACAAAGTGGGAGGGAAAAGTGTAGATCACATCAGTCCAGGTTTTGTGCTCTCTGGAATGACAAGGTCGTGTGCCGCTGAAATTACCGACCTTTCTTTCCAACTGATCAATGTTGAATCTTTATCCTGTGAGGACATCAGGGCCTTAGCTCATGTGATAAGTTCGTACGAAAGCAGAAAATTCCCGGAAATTTTTATAAGCAATGGCCAGATTTACTCAACTGCAATTACTCGTACTAATTtcaaaacagctggaaaagacAGCGTTGAAGGAAGGACCACTGATTTAGGGTCTGAACCCTTCATATTGCAGACTGCTGATCCTTACAGAATGAAGAACCTCTGTGCCATTCCTTCTGTTAGCCTTGGTGAACATGTCAGGGAAAAGACTGTTGAGGTCCAGTTGGACAGAGTATGTGTTCATTCTTCAGAGTACTTTCCTGTCAGTGTCTCTGATCTGAATTTTCATCAGACTATATactgggaaaaacaaacatttcagaacCACACACTTTTAGCCCTTGACTTCAGTGGCACTGTTACAGCTGTAGGGAAGGGTGTGAGAAAGCTGAGAGTAGGTGACCATGTTGCTTCTTGTTATCCTGTAACAGCTTCCTCCAAGATTATAATTCCTGAAGGTGCGTGCTACAGAACAAAGAGGTTTCCATTTCTCAAGGAAGTGCCATGCATTTCGTACTTTGTATTGTCATGGGAGATCTTTCACAACATGCTACCAAAAGGGAACCAGGTGAGAAGGATAGGCATTCTCTCATCTAACCCTGACTCGGTTCTAGTGCAAATCTTGGTGCAGACAGCCAACAAGTCTGGATGGATTGCCACAGCTGGCACAGAGTTTGGTGGGctaatacaaaatgtaaaaacatgtgATGCATTTATCTTTTTGCCTCAGTTTAATCCAACTTTAGTTGCTGAAGCATGCCATGCTTCCACTGTCAAGTACATTGTTTTGGTTGGTAATCGCCAGGAACCTCTGCCATCCAGTACCTTtagaaatgacaatgaaaatgtttacctTCAGAATGTTCAGGTGACcaacattttacaaaaagtcAACCTAAAGAAGCAGCAAGACAAGATCTATAAGTGGCtaaaaagtatgtttttaaaCCAAGAGTCTTTAAATATGCAATATGTCACTTTTCAAAGAACACCTGGAGCCCCTGACGATTCAGAGCTGGAGTGCTATGAATCCTACTTCAGCCTGAAAACCATAGCAGTGGTTGTGTTGGACAGTGGTACCAAGGACCCAGGATCTGACATCCAAATGCTAATCAAACCAAAGCCTCTTTTCAAGAAGAAGTCAGTATATGTGGTGACTGGTGGACTGTCAGGTCTGGGCCTTGAAACCGTGAAGTTCATCGCTCAAAGAGGCGGAGGGTGTATTGCGGTTCTCTCCAGAAGAGCTCTATCTACAGAGATGCAGCTTGAAATGAATATTCTGCAGAGTCAGTGTGGTGTTTCGGTCATATCTCTACAGTGTGATGTGTCAGTCTCCGAGCAGGTTTTAGGGGCATTCTCACTCATCGCGCAGAGGTTTCCATTTTGTCCAATCAGAGGGGTGTTCCACAGTGCCGTGGTCTTACAAGATGGATTGATTGAAACACTGGATAGACTGGCCTTTGAAAAAGTTCTTAGGCCAAAAGTCAACGGTGTGCTAAATCTGCATTATGCCACCGTGAACTATGAATTAGACTACTTCGTGTGCTATTCATCCATCTCCTCTTTCATTGGGAATGCCTCTCAGAGTAATTATGCAGCAGCCAATTCATTCCTGGATATGTTTTGTCAATACCGGAGGAACCTTGGACTCGCTGGACAGTCCATTAACTGGGGAGCTTTGAACCTTGGGCTCCTACAGGAGAAGGAACATTTCCAAAGGTTTCTGGAGGCAAAAGGCATGGCAGTTATGGAAGTACCAGAAATTCATGAAAGCCTGAAACACTGTCTGCTGCTTAACAATGCCCAGCAGGTCATttgcaaatttaatttcaaaaaccTGAAGCATCACGTGTTTTCTCAGAATGCCTCCCTAAGAGCACGTTTACTTACACTGGTAGAAGAGGAGATAAAAAATTTGGAAGTGTCAGACACGGGGATCCAGAAACCAATGTCTCCCTACTCATTAGAAGAATATGTGAAGTCACTGTTTAGTGAAACTTGCAACATCGACCTTAATGAGCTAAGTGGTGATACTACCCTCTCTGTGCTGGGTGTTGACTCAATGTTGGCCATGACCCTGCAGAACATGATCTTTCAGGAAAGGGGTGTAAACATTCCCCTTGTAAAACTGCTAGACCCCAACACCACACTGTCTGCTTTACTATCCATcatgaatgaacacacacaagGGAATTTCTGA